A segment of the Trifolium pratense cultivar HEN17-A07 linkage group LG7, ARS_RC_1.1, whole genome shotgun sequence genome:
GACTGATGGGCTGTTGGTCTTTGCAAGGGTGGGACACGAGCGTGTGAGGGAGAAGTTGCTCGAAGGTTACTAGGAGCTGTCTGACTTAGATTTCGGAGTAGAAGAGGATGGAAACTGGAGGGTGGAACAGAATTTGGGGGTCTAGAAGATTGGAGATGTGGTGCAGGGGCACGTATCTCGCCACCAGTTTGAACATCTCGGGCGATTGAAGACCTAGTAGTGTTAATGAGAGGTGGTCTTGCAGAGACACCGGAGGAAGTTCCAGACTTATTGTAACCAGGCGGTACCATATGCTGTGACTTAGGAGCAATGGGGGGACTCAGCAGACTGGTTGCAGGAGGCTGACTGGGAGCAATGGAGGGACTCAGCAGACTGGTCGCAGGAGGCTGACCGGAAGAACCAGAAACCACTAATGACCGAGTAGCAGTTTGTTGACTCGAACGTAGATGCAACTGCCGCGGAAGTGAATCTGAAATCAAGATAGAGATTAGAAAAAATACTCGAAACAGAAAACTCAGTGCTGCAAGCCTTCCACATTTAGTGATTTGTATGCCTGCTGCTGAATAGATTACATAAACAAGACATGAATGCAAACACACTATGCGCAagagtattttgtttttttgggataagagtacatattttatttatttttggacaaaGGATAAGAGTACATATTTAAGTGTGTACCTTTGCCATCCTATCCCAATGTTAGACTAATTCGACCAACCAAGAACAATAATACCATAAAACtactgaaacaatttttttaaaaactgcaTATATAATTTTGCTTAAAATTGGCCTtcatagaaaaaaataaataataagagAAGCAAATTATTATCCTTGGCAACGACTCTCACAGCCTTAGTAGTATCTGCCAACTCAGGTTTATTGCTTCGGTAGAAACTTGATCAGTCAACAAAAAAACAGATGGCAAggaaagataaataaattaataaaccaCCAACACGAGACATAGTTGGAAAGGAATTGAAGTGAAGTTTGGTTTCGGTAACCAATCAAAATCAGAGCTTTAAAAGCAATGTTAACACTTAGATGTCTATGAAAAACAAACATACCATGTTGCATTCCTGAAGCACTGGGTGCTTTAAGATCCAAGCATTTAGACCTAAAAGCATCAGCCAATAACTTATTCACACAAACTGTGTTAAGATTTGTATCCAAAGTCTTCTTTGTTCGCTGAAATTCAACTTCCATCTCTTGAAATTTAACATCATACTTTTTTCGAAGCTCCGCTAATTCCTTTTCAAAATCAGATTTCAACCGCAATTTCTGCTCCAAAAGAATAATACTTTAGTAATAAGAAAAGATAGGAACCTAGAATAAGTATTCATCAGATTAAGGTCATATGAGTAAACCAGAAACTAACCGAATCTTCATGGCTTTTCGAAGTTTGTTCTAttgctttttgtattttttcaaattcaattttcagTGGATCATAGGACAAATGTGGAAGCCTTGTGGAAGACGAAGGGGCTGTAGATTGGATAGGGTGATTATTCATCTCCAAAGGAGTTGACAAATTTCTTGGGTTGGCAGACTGTGTTCTAACTCTACTGGCTGTAACTGAATCAAGATCTGAATTTGAGACAGGGTGCACGGCAGCTTGATTTGAATGTAAAAAAAGTGCCGAATTTGAGTGTGGCTGCGCAACATTTTTATTTGGAACCGCAGAAGATGGTTCAGGATGATGAGTGGGGATATCTGGTACATTGCTCGGCTGATGTTCATCTTCAGTTGCTAAATGAAAATTAGACAAACCCAGCATACCCAAGTTGGAAGAGAGCTCTGCAGCAGCTAATTGATGCACCTGCTTTGGAGGCACCGTGATTTGATTGGCTGGTACAACATCAGCTGAACGAGATGCCAGTTGAACTTGTTCATAAGAATTTTGCATTTCCCCAGCTGAATCCTTGTCAGCAGCAGACTCCACAGACGGCAATTGTTGCCCTTGTTCTAGAGGCTCCATGACATTAACTGGTCTAGAAGATACTGGAGCACTGGTCACAGTTCCGAGTACTCCTCCCTCCAGGTCATTTGTGGTACTATTATCCACCAGCACAGCATTTGTTGAAGGCTCTATATCCTTATGACAATCTGCCACTGCATGACTATTTTCTGGCACAGTGACAGGAATATCTCCATCAGGAATACTCAAGAGTCCATCAGGTATTTGTTGCTCCAAAGGTGGATTTGAAAGGGAAATTGTATCTCGACAACTGGTTGAACAAGCAGCTTGACAAGGCCTTGGTGATGAAACACCATCTATAACTGGCACATCTATTGAACCTCTGTCGGATATTTGAGCCACATATGAAGGGGGACTCTGCAGCAGACAATCAGTGAAATTGACGGCCTCAGACATTTCAACATGTACCTGTCTTTCTGATACACTTACAGAGTCCCCTCCATTAGTAGTTTCTTGCACTTCACCTGGAATTTGCCCTTCAGGTACGCTTGATGAGACTCCATCAGAACACTGGTGCACTGGATGTGTGGCATTCTCACAATCTGGCAAGCATGCGGTACCTAAACTAGGAATCTCACAACCATCTCGAGACCGATGGCCAAAATTTGCACACCTATTATCTTCATCTGTCATGCTTGTAGCACAATCAGAATTCTGTTCTCTGCAATCTGGCAAGCACGCGGTATCTAAACTAGGCTTCTCACAACCATCTCTAGACTCATGGCCAAAATTTTCAGACCTAATAGCTTCATCTGTCATGCTTGTAGCACCATCAGAATTCTGCTCTCTGGAATGGGAAAGTTTAGAGAGAATATTTTCCTGACTGACATGTTGATTTTCAGTTGTATTATGGTCCTCATTTCCAGAGACTGCCCGATCATTTGAAACCATAATGTCCATTTCATTAGCCCTGTCATGCTTGACCAGAGAATTTTGTTGTTCAACTGTTTTATCAACTGAAGGGGAATTTTTTTGAGGAACCACAGCCCCAGTCTCTTTCATGGATTCAGCCACATTATCACACATCTGCGAGTAATCAAACCCAGTCCCAAGTTCCTTTAAAGCAACTATGTTTCGCAATTCGTTTTTTGCCCAAGATTTCAAATCTTCCACCCAAGTGGTCTCACAGTCTTGAACCTTTAATATATGAGCTGAATGTTTGTCCTCGAGATCTTTGAGACTTGTTTCATACTGAAATTCCAGATCTTCAATCCTTTTTTGATGTTcaatattcaaaattttgagcatTTCTATTCTCGTCACCTCATTAGGAGAGCAGGATCGCGTGAATGCTAACTCTATTGTGTATTTTCTCTCCAATTCAGCCTTTTGAGCCTCATTAGACGCTCTCAACCTTTGTTTCTCTTCCTGGTGCATAAGGCGTATCTTATTCAGcgttttttcacactttttctgaatttttttaatgctTTTGGACAAATCTTTTTTGAACAATTCAACCTCTTGTGCCACTCCAGTACATGAAACTCTTGGTGATTTAGAAGCTTTTGGAGAAGAAGTATTATTACAATTTTCTGTACgatgtaaaaatattttctttagaCACCGCAGCATAGAAAAAATGAGGTCCACCTCTCCTTTCTTAcagtcaaaattcaaattttgttccGCAAGAATAAGAGAAGCCTTGTGGTCAAGTTTGTGATTTAGCAAAGAAGCAGCAGTCCAAATCTGAAATTTGCATAATACAAGGAGGGGATTATCAGTCATACTTATACATTACATACAAATAAATGCAACCACGGAATATATGCATTTACAAGAGGTAGAAAACAAAGTCCTATAACAACCTATTTTACATATTATTAACTACAATATACTAGAAAAAAAgcaaagaggaaaaaaaagtgATGTGACAGTAACATTCTCTCCGTTTCAAATGGAATAAAAAAGAACTGAGAAAAAAAGAGTGAAATTTATACAtattaagaacaaatattaAACAGAAGGAGGAAAATCATGTTGAGCTTTATATCTATCCTATGCTTTATATCTATCCTATGCTTAAGTTTTGTCCAttactatttttctttcttccataATCTTCCACAAATATGATGACAAAATGACTACAAGCCAAGTTTATTTGATTATACTTGTGCCCTGCACTGATGACAATGAGGCTTGAGTCTAGCCATGTTATGAACGAGCTCACTAAACAACGCAGAGCAAGATCAGCccaaacaaaaatttcaaagcaTACATGCAGTTGACTAACCAGATCAAGTGCAAACAAAAAATTGCTTTGATGGGTTGGCTTGCAACAGAAAAATGTCAAATGTgtgaaaaatcaacaaatttattattggatttccccaaaaataaataagatacaCACACAATACACAAAATTAGGGAAGCTAGATAGGATAAAACGAAATCAAATTCCAGAAAATACTACTGCTTGAAAGGAAAAAGAAGCCCAAATTTTAACAAGAGTCACACATCAGAGTATGGAAAGAATCAagaataaataaacaaacaaaacaccaattttatttattttatttaagaaaacatAAGCTATAACAGAAACAAGGATGTGATAGAGAAGGGGTGATTGAAGAAAAGGATTTTATAGATAAACATGCAAGAAATATTCTGACCAGAGATATTTGAAAAGCCTGTAATATTGACACGGGTTCCCTATCGACATGGTGATGGTTCATAACATACTCAAGAAAATTGTCAACCATATTCTTGACATTATCCTGCATTAGAAAATATGTCACCATAACATCAAATTCAAACTAATAATAGAGCTCAGATTTCGTTAGCACAAACAATCTGGTAATAAAAATGCAATCTTGTAAGGGGCCAATGCAGGAAAACAAACAGCAAGTAAAACTTAACAAAGAGAAAAACATGCTGCATACTGGAAGAAGAAGAACGTCACAGAGCTTTGTGATCTGTGGCTTCAGCAAAAGATGTAAGCTCCTCTGCTCATCATGTATTCTGCCGTTTTTCTCGGATCCAACACCATTATCCTGAGGTTTATCTGGTATTTGATCAAGCAAACAAAGTGAGTAAGGTTGATCAAGCAATAAAAGTGAGAAATGACAGTAATTAACATTGAATGGCTACACCAACACAAATACTTGAACTAGGAAAGAATTGAGTGACTTTACCCACTAGATCTCCAAAGATTCCTGCAAAAGTATATTACTGGCCTCAGAGGATATATCATAAAAACACCAAAGATAATTCTTACTATTAGTTAGTTAACCTCATTAATGACCTGTTTGttactaatcaatttaaaagcAATTATGATAGAAATAATTTAGAGATGTTTAGAAGAAGCAGAAACTGATTTAAGTTTGtcttattttttaaagtaatttttaaCTTGTTTGCATACAATAACATAGGACTAGAAGTGCTTATTTTCgacaaaataacatttttaagaaaaatcacattttttaaaacctggtaaaaaaaagtatattggAAAAACAATAGGTTTTAATGATAATTCTCAGGTACTTTCATATTTAGTTTAAACATATGCCTCTTTCAAAAAAGgtgattttttttcacaaagTTTGCATAACAACCAGCCACTAACCTGCCTTGACTCCAGTGGGTAACTTTTCACCTTCAGATTTCGATGTAGGCTGATCAACAGTATTGTTGCTCACTTTCATGCGCTTCTTTGTTATGCCTTCATTCACAGGGTTGGTCCCACCTTCCAAATTATTGAAACAATGAACTCTCTTCCGGCTCCGCTGAGATGGACTACTTGAGTACTTCCATCGAAAATGTTTTCCCTCCAATAGTTTAGTCCAAAAAGTTTGTGGTGACTCTTCATCCAGCGACCCAAGTTTCAGTTCACCAAGCAAAGGAAAATTGGAACAGTAGGATCCTCCGTTTTGCTGGACTTTCAATAAAATTGAGCGACTGCTCGTGTCCGAATCTTCACCAGCATCAGATAGACAGGATGTGAACTCTGAAACGGTTTTTTCTAGCAGTGGTATAGGACTTGACGTAGAAGTTGAACCGTCAAGGGAAACCCCCAACTCGTCAAAAAGACGAGAAGCACCCCACATCAAGAGAGTATGATTGAGACCCCGGCTTGAATATAGACAGTTTATGTCTAGGGCCTTATCTTGCGTAGCAAGAATTAAAGCTTTCTCTTCAGCAGTGAAAGCTGTATATAAACGGAACATTTTGATAAATTGAAACTGTGAATCAAGTGTTATCTTCTGAAGGGATCTTAGATCATTCATTGGGTTCCAATCACTATCAAATATAATAACAGTGTCAATTGATGACAATTTTATGCTAGGAAGGCAGGCACTAGTTTCCATCAGAAAGACAAATCGCTTATTATTCTTGTCATTAAATTTCTTAATGGCAGCTTGCTTCTTAGAAGATGAAAGACTTTTATCAATTCTTTCAAATGAATCTACATCAAATCTTTGTCGCAGGAAGTCATCTAAAATATCTCCAATTGAATCCTTTCCAATAGACTGCAAATTCAATAACAAATTCTTATAACTCAATTACCTAGTTTCCCTCAAGCGGATGAACACACAATATAAAAGAAAGCGGCGTATGACATTCCCTATGCAGTCACCAACAGACATACACAAGTACAGTCAGAAAATTAGAAAAAGTGGTCATGACGATGCCAAAAAAACAACCACCATGCCTCTGTGcatttgatttgctaaaaaaagaATGACTAGACAATACAAGAatccttgtttaatttttgaaaattgctGTGGGACAAAGCAAAACAAATCAAAGATAACAGTAGATGGGAAAAAAGTGCAAAAATGTGTTTCTCAAGAAAATCAAAGGATAACTTTTAGTCCCATGcacaatttaaagaaaaaacaaaaattccaCTTCTTGATAGATAACACTCATCCTCAAGTCCCCTTCTCTCCATCAATGGTTTTAACCTTTCTCCATCCCTCTCTTCCCCTCCTCTACTCGAAACTGTTTGTGTTGTACAATTACTACCAAACAATGAAGAGAATCAAAAGTTATGTCGTGAAGTGAACTAGTCTATGTTGTTAATCTCGGATAGCGGCGTGTAGCGCCGACCCTCAAAAATGCTATTGCGGTATAGCGGGTAGCGCTATAGCGGTCATgtacaaattaaacataaattccaacaacatacataaaatagaaaaatacccaaaattaaaaggacttttttacttaataattatactaaatattgtcatttaccATCAAAATAGGTTCTAAATAAAGACTAATAACATTCCATGATTTTTCTTCTCCCGATATCCTCAACCGATGCTTCTTTGCTCTTGTTATTCCTCCACTGGaagggtgaaaacaaaaatcacaaataATTGTTTTCTTGCTGCTGTCTTTATAAGAATTCCACTTCCAACCTATATCAAGGTTGTCACTAGTAGGCTTAATGAAGCCTCTGTTATCAGCAGTTCTAGAAGATGGTGCCATTGCGCTACCAAACCGCTCACTTAtgatttatttccaaaataaggattttcatcaatttttttccctccaaaACGCTAAAGCGGCCAAATAGCGCTACCAAAACGCTATTTTCCTGCAAATCGCGGCCGCTATTTCCGCTTCTCTAAATAGAGGAAAGCAGCCTTATAGCATAGCAGAGAGGTGGTAAAACGCTACGCTATAGCGCTATAGCAACATCCTAGGAACTAGTTACTCTTAAAGAGTCTTATTCATTAATGATAAAAACATGTTTCTAAGCTGTCGAAACTCTAAAACAATGCTCTATTCACTAATACCGTAATACGATCCTAACCAATCTTAAAAGAAAACTTGAACAGTGACAGTGAGATTTCTCTTACTCTAACAAGTAAAATTTTACCTCTCTCAATCACACACATAtatcaacaacacaacaacaacaaacaaacaaaaaaagccTTATCCCACTAGGTGGAGTCAACTACATGGATatggatcaaatgacaccataATGCTCTTATCTTAGATCATATCTTTAACCAAATCATTGACATCTAATCATGGTAGTCGGAATCACGAGTCAACTCATAAGAGAATACGAGACCACAATGTTGCTGCCACTGAGTGTGCTTGTGCAAGGCTAAGATCGCAAGTGGTGTGGGCGCGGCAGAATCAGCGCACAAAGCCACGGGATCATATGCATCAGTGTATTTTTGTCGAGTTGCAAAGAAGACACCTACTGGGTGTGTGGGTCAAGTATGTGACCCGGTTATGGAGTAACACAATAGTGTTTTTCACAAAGCATGGAAAGAAACTCATAGGCGATATATGGGAAGATAGTTTGCAAAATGCATACCTGGAAAAGCACGAGTGCCCGTAAGTTATTTTTTCTCAACTCTGTGAGCATTGAATCAAGTAGTTGCAGCTTGCCACTTGCTTTTATTCCAACATTTAGATACTCAACTAATTTTTCTTTGTCACTCGGATAATCAACTTCTTCAAGGTCCTTGAATAGTAAAGTTTGCACGGACGGATCATTAACATAGGGATGATTACAACACTGTCGAGAGATACCACAACCaaaaaatgaaaccatttagaAAGTTCATAGCCACTTGGCAGCTGTGGAGTTAATTGAATAAGTAAAGAAACACCATAGCAACTATTGCAAAAAATACTcagttgtttaccaaattcgtTCTAGTTTTTTGTTAGGGGGGCCAAATAAACTTCagaatatatacataaaaaattatatacaaaaaggattttaatgattaaaatagATAGATTCTTCAATTTAACCACATGAATCCAAACCTATTTTGATAATTGGTTGATGAATCTCAGATAGTAGGTTTAACTCCAACACATAAATTGGCTTGTAAGGCGAGAATTGTCCAGGCTTTGTAAGCTCTATTTAGGTCATATCACTAGGAGGTGTGAGATTTGTACTTTACTCAAGCACAACCCCACACCCAGAGCTCTTGTGTCTTCTGCCTGAACAATTTTGGTAGCGCAACAATGAATCTAGGATAGTCTCCAATATTATCTTAGGTTTTCAGCCTAACCCAACCCCACAAAACtagcttgtaaagtgaggattgttAAACTTGGATAAGCTCTATTTAGGCCATATCACTAGGCGAAATAGGACTTTATCCAATAATGAATCGTGCATGTATCAGATTGACTAAAACAGATGTTCAGTATTtgaaagtaattaaaaaaaatattgaaatgataaaattttaaatatttcactTGATAATAGTAAAGAATTATGATCAATctatcaataaaaatttaatgataATAAAGGAAAACTAATCAGTATTGTACTAACTAAAAATTGCGGAATAAAACAGCTAGAATCTAAACCAAATATATGTATGTGATCTTTGATATTTTGCAGtctaagaaaataattaaaaaagtgaaaCTTAACCTTCCGGATAGAAATAAGGACATCACGAATGGCCCCAACACAATCAATCTTGGGTGACGAGCAAAGAATTGAAGAATTTGAAAGTAAAGTAGCACAATATTGCTCAAGCTGCACGTGAGATATCTGTGCAGGAACCCAATACTCAACAAACCTATAGGAGTCAGACTTGCATCTGTTTGCAATATGACTTGACAATTTCTCCTTCGGCTGAACAACACTTTCATTGGAACTATATATTAAACTATCTTTTTCATTATCATTTTGACCATCAAGAGCCAGAACATTTTTGTCTTCCACAGCGCTATCCTGAAAAGCCAGTAGGATTAAATAGGCAACAAAACAAATTTGAGATGAGGGACAAGGCCAAACCTATACATCAAAAGAAACAAACCTTCAGGTGTCCAATTCCACTTGTGTAGTCACTCTTATCCTTCTGCACCATGGTTGGTTCAGTGTCATCTTCGTCCTGATCCTAATGAAAAGATACAAAAATATGAGACTTCCCACAAATTTACATAAACAAACAAATGTACAGGGATACATAttgataattttaatttaagggAAGAGATTTGATGTCTGGTCACCAGaggattgttgattaattatTAACCAGCAATCTATCATTAGTGTTGCGGCCCCCATATTAATTTGTTAGAGAAATAGTATTGTAAGcctttttgcaaaaaaaaaatcaagtaaaTTGATAGAAGGGGGACGATGTGGATAAAAGAAATCCAACCAACCTCAGCTGCACATGGATCGCACGACTCCTTGACTGTAGGATTATAATCTAACCTGCAAAGTAAAGAACCAATCACTTAGACGTGAAAAACACTTAATATGTTGAAGTGCCGATAAACCATCAGGAACAGATCAACAGGTAAAGGGTAAATGGTATAATTCCTAGTAAAAGTTCGTCCATATATTTACATGTTTATGTTGTATGTAAATATAGTAAATCAGTACcttgaaaaattacaaaaattggAAAACATTTTTGTAATTCTTtgcctaatttttattttttttgagtttgttATATATGGAGACCTAATCATACCGAGTCAACCTCAATAATTTGCTGCATTTATTGATGATTGAAGTTATTGGTTTTAGAGGAATGAGAAGAGAAATTAATAAGAGCTTGATAATGGCATGATATAAAAGACTGAACACTAATTCCTATTTATAGGGATACATGGACTTATAAtcctaaataaataaagaaatcaggaatcaaataataataaccaAGTGATATGGAAAATAATCCTAAGAGATAATCCAAGATACTCTTAAGATAAGAAACTAATCCTAGGAGATAAACTAATATACTCTAATACAATATCAAAGACattataagatattttcttatattctaACACTCCCTCTCAaactaaagcttactaagctttaagcttgttatgAATGTACCCTgtgaaagagaaaatataacaCCTAACATAATCAAACCCAAAAAGATATCTTGGGTAAACCAACAGAGTGACTATTCCTGTTGTTTTTTTTACGGTGACTATTCCCGTTGTTTTTACCTAAACTAATTGGTGATAATCAATTTGCACATGTTGCTTCtagtattttaaaataggaCTAAGCACGTTGAGATATATTGTCATTTCATTAGAGAGGATACTTTATCTAAATACTTACCACTAGCTTAACAAGTTCAAGTGATCAAT
Coding sequences within it:
- the LOC123898453 gene encoding helicase protein MOM1-like isoform X5, with the translated sequence MVNSTRASQKAKDEENVRVTRSREKAKINGHPNLLDTDSTRKSTRETPLRKTNASSSSTQKSEQVEKATLPAPEARRKSERVEKKKTPSPLTKSGKTRNPSSSSSPSDSKSAGSLGSISRQKLQKEKSVKQLAFEAPEVTENEEHNVGTSQVKIKRMDARMYRSLFKDGKKGTIKKLSIGNCSDNKEVSKNGTLPSEDAKAKETRVDSSIDEQKCQSKGDNCSGAKIDELSKGSCSDINEVSKHGTLPSEDDKANETRVDSRLSGPMTNLAENNVTPGSFIPSNTPNYETSVVPIRVQSDCCRDETLPTLASGNSILDDDDMVSNNAGLGGGENLAPSKRKVITVDTESNVSSTISKGDNANLIPDALPSKLGGNESCSKRTRLDYNPTVKESCDPCAAEDQDEDDTEPTMVQKDKSDYTSGIGHLKDSAVEDKNVLALDGQNDNEKDSLIYSSNESVVQPKEKLSSHIANRCKSDSYRFVEYWVPAQISHVQLEQYCATLLSNSSILCSSPKIDCVGAIRDVLISIRKCCNHPYVNDPSVQTLLFKDLEEVDYPSDKEKLVEYLNVGIKASGKLQLLDSMLTELRKNNLRALVLFQSIGKDSIGDILDDFLRQRFDVDSFERIDKSLSSSKKQAAIKKFNDKNNKRFVFLMETSACLPSIKLSSIDTVIIFDSDWNPMNDLRSLQKITLDSQFQFIKMFRLYTAFTAEEKALILATQDKALDINCLYSSRGLNHTLLMWGASRLFDELGVSLDGSTSTSSPIPLLEKTVSEFTSCLSDAGEDSDTSSRSILLKVQQNGGSYCSNFPLLGELKLGSLDEESPQTFWTKLLEGKHFRWKYSSSPSQRSRKRVHCFNNLEGGTNPVNEGITKKRMKVSNNTVDQPTSKSEGEKLPTGVKADKPQDNGVGSEKNGRIHDEQRSLHLLLKPQITKLCDVLLLPDNVKNMVDNFLEYVMNHHHVDREPVSILQAFQISLIWTAASLLNHKLDHKASLILAEQNLNFDCKKGEVDLIFSMLRCLKKIFLHRTENCNNTSSPKASKSPRVSCTGVAQEVELFKKDLSKSIKKIQKKCEKTLNKIRLMHQEEKQRLRASNEAQKAELERKYTIELAFTRSCSPNEVTRIEMLKILNIEHQKRIEDLEFQYETSLKDLEDKHSAHILKVQDCETTWVEDLKSWAKNELRNIVALKELGTGFDYSQMCDNVAESMKETGAVVPQKNSPSVDKTVEQQNSLVKHDRANEMDIMVSNDRAVSGNEDHNTTENQHVSQENILSKLSHSREQNSDGATSMTDEAIRSENFGHESRDGCEKPSLDTACLPDCREQNSDCATSMTDEDNRCANFGHRSRDGCEIPSLGTACLPDCENATHPVHQCSDGVSSSVPEGQIPGEVQETTNGGDSVSVSERQVHVEMSEAVNFTDCLLQSPPSYVAQISDRGSIDVPVIDGVSSPRPCQAACSTSCRDTISLSNPPLEQQIPDGLLSIPDGDIPVTVPENSHAVADCHKDIEPSTNAVLVDNSTTNDLEGGVLGTVTSAPVSSRPVNVMEPLEQGQQLPSVESAADKDSAGEMQNSYEQVQLASRSADVVPANQITVPPKQVHQLAAAELSSNLGMLGLSNFHLATEDEHQPSNVPDIPTHHPEPSSAVPNKNVAQPHSNSALFLHSNQAAVHPVSNSDLDSVTASRVRTQSANPRNLSTPLEMNNHPIQSTAPSSSTRLPHLSYDPLKIEFEKIQKAIEQTSKSHEDSKLRLKSDFEKELAELRKKYDVKFQEMEVEFQRTKKTLDTNLNTVCVNKLLADAFRSKCLDLKAPSASGMQHDSLPRQLHLRSSQQTATRSLVVSGSSGQPPATSLLSPSIAPSQPPATSLLSPPIAPKSQHMVPPGYNKSGTSSGVSARPPLINTTRSSIARDVQTGGEIRAPAPHLQSSRPPNSVPPSSFHPLLLRNLSQTAPSNLRATSPSHARVPPLQRPTAHQSNPQTGYRPDSAGRLATPNLPLTGSHGNVSNQSNITSPNVISRLSDTAPANLSRFGPNSSSMVVNSSHQAASADLVCLSDDDD
- the LOC123898453 gene encoding helicase protein MOM1-like isoform X1, coding for MVNSTRASQKAKDEENVRVTRSREKAKINGHPNLLDTDSTRKSTRETPLRKTNASSSSTQKSEQVEKATLPAPEARRKSERVEKKKTPSPLTKSGKTRNPSSSSSPSDSKSAGSLGSISRQKLQKEKSVKQLAFEAPEVTENEEHNVGTSQVKIKRMDARMYRSLFKDGKKGTIKKLSIGNCSDNKEVSKNGTLPSEDAKAKETRVDSSIDEQKCQSKGDNCSGAKIDELSKGSCSDINEVSKHGTLPSEDDKANETRVDSRLSGPMTNLAENNVTPGSFIPSNTPNYETSVVPIRVQSDCCRDETLPTLASGNSILDDDDMVSNNAGLGGGENLAPSKRKVITVDTESNVSSTISKGDNANLIPDALPSKLGGNESCSKRTRLDYNPTVKESCDPCAAEDQDEDDTEPTMVQKDKSDYTSGIGHLKDSAVEDKNVLALDGQNDNEKDSLIYSSNESVVQPKEKLSSHIANRCKSDSYRFVEYWVPAQISHVQLEQYCATLLSNSSILCSSPKIDCVGAIRDVLISIRKCCNHPYVNDPSVQTLLFKDLEEVDYPSDKEKLVEYLNVGIKASGKLQLLDSMLTELRKNNLRALVLFQSIGKDSIGDILDDFLRQRFDVDSFERIDKSLSSSKKQAAIKKFNDKNNKRFVFLMETSACLPSIKLSSIDTVIIFDSDWNPMNDLRSLQKITLDSQFQFIKMFRLYTAFTAEEKALILATQDKALDINCLYSSRGLNHTLLMWGASRLFDELGVSLDGSTSTSSPIPLLEKTVSEFTSCLSDAGEDSDTSSRSILLKVQQNGGSYCSNFPLLGELKLGSLDEESPQTFWTKLLEGKHFRWKYSSSPSQRSRKRVHCFNNLEGGTNPVNEGITKKRMKVSNNTVDQPTSKSEGEKLPTGVKAGIFGDLVGKVTQFFPSSNKPQDNGVGSEKNGRIHDEQRSLHLLLKPQITKLCDVLLLPDNVKNMVDNFLEYVMNHHHVDREPVSILQAFQISLIWTAASLLNHKLDHKASLILAEQNLNFDCKKGEVDLIFSMLRCLKKIFLHRTENCNNTSSPKASKSPRVSCTGVAQEVELFKKDLSKSIKKIQKKCEKTLNKIRLMHQEEKQRLRASNEAQKAELERKYTIELAFTRSCSPNEVTRIEMLKILNIEHQKRIEDLEFQYETSLKDLEDKHSAHILKVQDCETTWVEDLKSWAKNELRNIVALKELGTGFDYSQMCDNVAESMKETGAVVPQKNSPSVDKTVEQQNSLVKHDRANEMDIMVSNDRAVSGNEDHNTTENQHVSQENILSKLSHSREQNSDGATSMTDEAIRSENFGHESRDGCEKPSLDTACLPDCREQNSDCATSMTDEDNRCANFGHRSRDGCEIPSLGTACLPDCENATHPVHQCSDGVSSSVPEGQIPGEVQETTNGGDSVSVSERQVHVEMSEAVNFTDCLLQSPPSYVAQISDRGSIDVPVIDGVSSPRPCQAACSTSCRDTISLSNPPLEQQIPDGLLSIPDGDIPVTVPENSHAVADCHKDIEPSTNAVLVDNSTTNDLEGGVLGTVTSAPVSSRPVNVMEPLEQGQQLPSVESAADKDSAGEMQNSYEQVQLASRSADVVPANQITVPPKQVHQLAAAELSSNLGMLGLSNFHLATEDEHQPSNVPDIPTHHPEPSSAVPNKNVAQPHSNSALFLHSNQAAVHPVSNSDLDSVTASRVRTQSANPRNLSTPLEMNNHPIQSTAPSSSTRLPHLSYDPLKIEFEKIQKAIEQTSKSHEDSKLRLKSDFEKELAELRKKYDVKFQEMEVEFQRTKKTLDTNLNTVCVNKLLADAFRSKCLDLKAPSASGMQHDSLPRQLHLRSSQQTATRSLVVSGSSGQPPATSLLSPSIAPSQPPATSLLSPPIAPKSQHMVPPGYNKSGTSSGVSARPPLINTTRSSIARDVQTGGEIRAPAPHLQSSRPPNSVPPSSFHPLLLRNLSQTAPSNLRATSPSHARVPPLQRPTAHQSNPQTGYRPDSAGRLATPNLPLTGSHGNVSNQSNITSPNVISRLSDTAPANLSRFGPNSSSMVVNSSHQAASADLVCLSDDDD